One part of the Heptranchias perlo isolate sHepPer1 chromosome 10, sHepPer1.hap1, whole genome shotgun sequence genome encodes these proteins:
- the ankrd9 gene encoding ankyrin repeat domain-containing protein 9, with the protein MPWDISYSSRGRGQDYRCQKRCKKSSFAFYQAVRDLLPVWILEEMRTMEVFHWEDSGRMSTYSPSEALLYALVHDHQQYGQYLLSKHPQAALAMPSKSFCCCQSSAPHIAMAVRYNRVATLGRILKSLRDFPESDRSGYINRRGCVHVESGKTPLHLACELARPECLTLLLGHGSSPYLTDCDGNTPLDTLLAQLCDNDQDTLRKNTCLHNLLLFMPEMKFKMKTVLKDNESLWQSLLGADVFQWLSGFSPPPLFIRAMQTLIGTIAPEKFPEGLDELPISHLLKPLDFKLTVEGGRGPTNSYKFKRL; encoded by the coding sequence ATGCCGTGGGATATCAGTTACTCGTCCCGCGGCCGCGGCCAGGACTACCGCTGCCAGAAGCGGTGCAAGAAATCATCTTTTGCTTTCTACCAGGCGGTGCGGGACCTCTTGCCCGTCTGGATCCTGGAAGAGATGAGGACGATGGAGGTGTTCCACTGGGAGGACAGCGGGCGGATGAGCACCTACTCGCCGTCTGAAGCCCTCCTGTACGCCCTGGTGCACGACCACCAGCAGTACGGCCAGTACCTGCTGTCCAAACACCCCCAGGCAGCCCTGGCCATGCCCAGCAAGAGCTTCTGCTGCTGCCAGTCATCTGCCCCGCACATCGCCATGGCCGTGCGCTACAACCGCGTCGCGACCCTGGGACGGATCCTGAAAAGCCTGCGAGACTTTCCCGAGAGCGACCGCTCGGGTTACATCAATCGCCGGGGCTGTGTGCATGTGGAGAGCGGCAAAACGCCGCTGCATTTGGCGTGCGAACTGGCGAGACCCGAGTGCCTGACCTTGCTGCTTGGACACGGCTCGTCTCCTTACCTTACAGACTGCGATGGAAACACACCCCTGGATACATTACTCGCCCAGCTGTGCGACAATGACCAGGACACACTCAGGAAGAACACCTGCCTGCAcaacctcttgctctttatgccaGAAATGAAGTTTAAAATGAAAACGGTGCTGAAGGACAACGAAAGTCTCTGGCAGAGTTTACTTGGGGCAGATGTCTTTCAATGGCTCTCGGGTTTCAGTCCTCCCCCGCTGTTTATAAGGGCCATGCAAACTTTAATCGGGACGATTGCTCCCGAGAAATTCCCAGAGGGACTAGATGAACTGCCTATATCCCATCTGCTTAAACCTTTGGACTTTAAACTAACGGTAGAGGGAGGGCGCGGCCCGACAAATAGTTACAAATTTAAAAGGTTGTAG